One Candidatus Zixiibacteriota bacterium genomic window, GCCACCGCCAGAATGAGGGCGACAATGAGTAGTGCTTTCAGGATCCTCATACGAACCTCCTAGAACGATATTCCTCTAATTAGACTGAATTCTACCACATTACCGGTGTAATAGTCCTCGTACACCGACAAATCATCAAAATTGTAAGCGTTGTATTCGATCTCGCAGCGATAGTCCTGATAGAACCGCAGTGCCGCCGCAATTCGAATATTAAAATGCTCGACGTTGAGGTCGCGCTTACTCTTGTAATAAAGTGCGCCGAAGCTCACCGTCCCGCCCTTGTACTCCATGCTGGTGATGTCGCCGGAGACCAGATGATCCTGGAACTCGAAGTTCCGGGTCGGGTTCTCGTAAGTCCCCGCCGAGTGCACGTACGCCGCATTGAGCGTGGCGTACTCCGTCGCCGTGATCACCGCATCGACGGCATAGCGGTACATGTCGGCCTTGGTACCGAGCTGGTCGTTCTTGCGAATCACGCTCGTCATCTTGTAGCCGAACGCGCCGATCTTCGCCGGGCGGTACTTCACCGAAAACGCGTGCCGGTTGCGCTCCTCATCCCCCAGCAACCGCACGCCGTCTTCCACTTCTTCCTTGCGATTACCGAACTGATAGTGCACTTCCACCTCCGGCACCGGCTTGCCCCAGCCGCTGAAGAACAGCGAATTGCCGCGTACTTCGTCCTCGAAATCGTCGTTGACGTCGTACTGGTATCCCACCGTCAGGCCGAAGCGACGCAGATAGTCATAGGAGGCATACCCCGCGTGCGTCATGTTGTCGGTCGCGACGAAATCGGAATCCGATGACGTGCGGTCGAGAATACCGACGTACTTCAGGCTGATGTTCTGCGGCAGATTCAGCACGCCGCCGCCGTAGCCGCGGTTGTTGCTGATCGTGAAATCACTCTGGTCAAACTTCGTCTCGAAGTGCCGGAAGCCGCCGATCAGCTTGAAGAAATCATACTTCGGGCAGGCAAGAATGCCGCTGAACCGGTACTCCGCCCGCTTCTGATCGCGCGCTTCATTGTTGTTGTCGGTGAATTGATCGCCGCGGTACTCGCCCAACACCATCGAACCCTTATAATTGAACTGCGCGCCGAAGTTGTAGTAGGTGCGCTTGTAGTCGACATTGACCTCGGTCGGATCCGGCTTGGGATTGAACAGGTCGGTCGTCGTGCCGGTTCGTTCCATCATCAACAGTCCGCCGAACAGCGTCA contains:
- a CDS encoding MtrB/PioB family outer membrane beta-barrel protein, with protein sequence MKLKLSFLLGALLMLAAAAVAATGTGEVRVGYIYLDEEGNQSVYHPTFNLYEGPTISLDGFRYRFDNGMQVRADLKNIIMNNRNLSASLAKPGQFDLRVGHDQFRRIYNFNGTSFTRRHQEHANLRVTPVEYVTLFGGLLMMERTGTTTDLFNPKPDPTEVNVDYKRTYYNFGAQFNYKGSMVLGEYRGDQFTDNNNEARDQKRAEYRFSGILACPKYDFFKLIGGFRHFETKFDQSDFTISNNRGYGGGVLNLPQNISLKYVGILDRTSSDSDFVATDNMTHAGYASYDYLRRFGLTVGYQYDVNDDFEDEVRGNSLFFSGWGKPVPEVEVHYQFGNRKEEVEDGVRLLGDEERNRHAFSVKYRPAKIGAFGYKMTSVIRKNDQLGTKADMYRYAVDAVITATEYATLNAAYVHSAGTYENPTRNFEFQDHLVSGDITSMEYKGGTVSFGALYYKSKRDLNVEHFNIRIAAALRFYQDYRCEIEYNAYNFDDLSVYEDYYTGNVVEFSLIRGISF